TGCCAGAATTTTATTTTCCAACAACCGCAGGCGACTTTGTTCAAGGTCTGATTCAGCCTGCTCGACACGTGCTTCTTCGAGCTCGGTCTGGGCTTCTTCGATGGCCATGCTGGCGAGTGCCTCTTCCATCTGCTGTTTTGTGCTCACACCTGATTTTTGCAGCACTAGCAAACGTTGATATGCTTTTTGTGCCAGTTCCTGTGAAGTGACCTGGGCTTTAAGCTGTGCTTTGGCCACAGTGAGTGCCGCCTGAGACTTACTCACCAGCTCCTGGTTTTCCGAGTCATTCAATTCGAGAATGACTTCACCGGCCTTGATCTGGTCGCCGACATCGAAGGGCATCGATTTTATATAGCCGCTGTAGCGGGTCCGTATTTCAACCTGGGAACCTGCTTCGAGGTTACCGACCAGGGTGATGCGCTTCTCGAGATTTTTTTGGGTGGAGCGGGTTACCTGGACCGCGATGGGTTCGGTGATGATGGTCTTGGGGGCGGTTTGGGTGTCTTTGAGCGACTGTTCGTAAACAAACCAGCCAATGACCATGGCAATTGCCGTACAGGCTGGTGCAATCAGTACTTTCATCTTTTTGGAATCTCCGGTTGTGTGAACCGCAGCAGGGGCATTTGTTCAATAAAATATCCATCGGATCAATCAAGTACACGATCAATCTCAAACTGAGGATGACTGGATAGTTATTTATAAAAGCCCCTGATCTATGACAGCAGAGAAGTCTCTGTTGTTCAATCAGGCAGGTCGACGTTATCGTAAAGATAAACTGTTCGGTTTATGAGGAAGGTTTGATTCAGGCAGGATTGAAAGCTCGTTAAAGCAATCAACTCGGCCACTCTATTAGAACTATATCGGCTAGAGAATTCAAGATGTTTGTCTATCTGAAGGCTGTTGTTTAATTATTCTTTTGTTTGTGAAATCGTTACCGTCTGATTCCTGTTTTCAGGGGCTGTCTATGCTAAAATCCACGCCAGTAGCCGAATTTTGCAACAATCGTTAGAAATTATTGATTTTTGATATTTTACACAGTTTGACAAATCTGTGAATTTGCTTTGAGAAGGGGAAAACAATGGATTTAATGAGTACAATTGCCGGTTCGATGATGGAAGGTTATTTTCCAGCCGGTTGGGATCTGGCCAAAATTGATCAATGTATGAGTGCCGATCCAACATCGATTACAGACCGCCAGTCCTGGTGGCACGAAGGCTTTGAGCCGGTAATGTGCGGAAGTGTGACCGATTTCGATACGATAATGGGGCATGAAATTGCGTTGACGATTAAACAGTCACGCGATGCCGGCGAGAAGCTGGCTCTGATTTTGCCCGTAGGACCGATGGGCATGTATCGCTGGGCCGTCTTCTTTCTGAAAGAATGGGGTGTCTCCTGCGACCACGTTTATGGATTCAATATGGATGAGTGGAGCGACGCTGAAGGAAATACTCTGCCAGCAAACAATCCGGGAGCCTTCCAATACGCGATGCAGGAAGCCTTCTATGGTCCTCTCGGCGACTTGACCGTTCCGGAAAATCAAAGACACTTCGCGACAGCAGATGTTCTGCCGACCTATGCAGAAAAAATTGGTGAACTGAAGTCAGCCGGCGCCAAGCTGGGAGTGATCTTTGGAATTGGCCGCGTCTGTCATATTGCGTTCTGGGAACCGCACTTTGCAGGCGAATTCAATTCCGAAGAAGAATGGAAAGCACAAACGCACCGTATCGGTGCGAAACTGCATCCGCTGACGATTGAGCAAAATGCGGTCACCAGTTTCAAGAGCCGCACGACTCTGGTTCCCGCTTACGCCAACACAATTGGTCCCGGCTGTTTTCTGAACGCCGACAAGATCATTGGCGGCTGTGATGGAATCTTTTCGAGGGGCATGCAGTGGCAGGGCATGAGTGTCTGGATGACGTTACGACACGAACCGACCAGCTGGATTCCTTCCACTTACATGACGACTCAGCCTGGTCGCCTGATTATTCTGGATGAACTCGCCGGTCCGCTGGTGGCGGAATGTAACTAGGTAGAGCTCTCAGTTGAGTTGAAAAAAGAGAAGGGTCACCTCGTATCAGTTTGAGGTGACCCTTTTTTCGTTTTCAGATTGTAATCTGAGTTTATTTTGCAGTCTGTTCCAGAACGGATTCATGCACATAAATCGGCAGGGGCGGATCATAGTGGATGGAGAGAGCAATCGCATCGCTGGGGCGACTGTCGATTTCGACCAGCTCGCCGTCCTGATCAACTCGCAGCACGGCATAGTAGGTGTGGTCTTCCAGATGCGTGATGACGATATCTTTGAGAGTGCCCCCCAATGATTCGATGGTGTTTTTCAAGAGGTCATGCGTTAAAGGACGCTGTGGAGCGAACTCCTGATTCACACGTCGATCAATGGTGGTGGCTTCGAAAATTCCAATCAAAATCGGAAAGATCCGCTCGCCATTCACTTCACGCAGGTAAATGACCTGCTGATCACCAATCTCGCTGATAATAATGCGAGACAACTCCATTTCAACTAGCAAGAGAACCTCCTGAGGTCAGTCCCTCTCAAATAGAGAGTCGCGTTAACCAGAATGAGATTGAATATCGGGTATCAAAACGTCTGGATTCATTTTAGATCATTATACACCGGGGCAAACCCGGACAACAGAATCTCGATGAAACTGCCCCTGGAAAGCGAGATTACTGCTCCCCCAGCTGATCCATCGAGTCTTGGACACTCTTTAATTGTTTCTGCAGACCAGCCAGTGTTTCCTTGACCCCTTCCACGACATCGGCGGGGGCCCGGTCGACAAAGTTTTTATTTGCCAGTTTCTTTTCACTGCCTTCAATATGTTTCTGTAATTTTTCCGCTTCTCCCTTGAGTCGGTCAAGTTCCGCATCGAGGTCAATGATCCCCTTCAAGGCGATAAAGCCATCGACATCGTTTAAGGAAAATGTTGCTGATCCGCCGGGACGTTCTACGTCGGCCCCTGCCGATTCCAGCAGTGTTTTGGCCAGGTTGTCAAACTGGCCGGCGACATTCTGCATATCATCTGCGACATTCGTTTCACAACGTAAGAACAGCTTGAGTGGTGTCGCTGGAGAAATCTTGTAAACCGCGCGAATATTGCGGACGGCAACAATCATTTCCTGTAGTCGCTCAAAACGTTTTTCCAGTTGCGAATCCTGCCAGCTTTGTGGCGGCTCCGGCCAGGGAGCAAGCATGATGCTTTCTGCGGCCTGCTCAGGTGTGAATAACCCACGTTCCGGCGCAATCTCATTCAAACGTTGCCAGAGTTCTTCGGTGATGAACGGCACAAACGGTTGCAGCAGCCGCAGCAGCGAATCGAGTACACCAACCAGCACACGCTGGGCAACCGGTTTCTGCTTCTCGTCCCACAAACGGGGCTTGATCATTTCGAGATACCAGTCACAGAATTCGTTCCAGGTGAAATCGCGAATGGCACGAGTGGCTACGTCAAACTGGTAACGACCTAAAACGGTTGTCATTTCTTCGGCAACGCTGGAAAGGCGGCTTAAGATCCAGCGATCTTCCATCGTCAGATCATTTTCATCGAGCGGAGCAGGGGTGTAACCTTCCAGATTCAGCATGGCGAAGCGGCTGGCATTCCAGAGTTTGTTACAGAAGTTTCGGCCGTACTCGAAACGCTCACTCACGATACGAGCGACTTTTTCACCCGGATCTGGGTCAAACCAAGGGCTCGTGTACTGATATGATTTTCCACTCTTGGGAAATTTGATACGTGGTTTTTCGCCACCGGCAGGAATCGTGGTCTGATGTTCCAGTGTCTGCGGAACGACTTCACCGGTTTCCGGATCTTCATAACCAACGGGTAGTCGAACATCCTGCGTTTCGCCAGCAAAAGATGCGATGGTAAATCGGACCGCATCGACTCCATACTTGTCAATCAGGTCCATCGGGTCGACGCCGTTGCCTTTGGATTTGGACATAGTCTGCCCGAATCCATCCAGAATTTTCGGATGAATACAAACGTGTTTAAATGGAACGTCACCCATGTTATACAGGCCAGCCAGCACCATGCGGGCCACCCAGAGTGTGATAATATCGCGGCTGGTAACAAGGACATTGCCGGGATAAAAATAATCCAGGTCGGGGTTTTTCTCGGGCCATCCAAGAGTCGCGTGTGGCCACAAGGCACTGCTGAACCAGGTGTCGAGGACATCTTCGTCTTGGACTAATTGATGCGCGGCGCCTAGTTCATCACCCGTCAGGTCGGTTTCACTACAGATCAGCCAGCAGGTATCTGTATCATCGCGGCGGAAGCTGACGTCATAACTGTCGCCGAAGACTTGCGTGAGGTCGGTTTCGGAACAGGTTTCGCAATACCAGATCGGAATCCGATGTCCCCACCAGAGTTGGCGGCTGATACACCAGTCCCGTTTTTCTTTGAGCCAGTCGAGATAGGTTTTTGAATAACGGCTGGGGAAGAAACGAACGCGTCCATCTTCGACCGCATCGATGGCCGATTGCGCGAGCGTATCCATTTTCACGAACCATTGATCGGAGAGATACGGTTCGATGGGCGTTTTTGAGCGGTCGCTGTGTTTGACCGGAATCTGCCGATCTTCGACTTCGATGAAGAACCCCAGTTTGTCCATGTCTGCAACGACTTTTTTGCGCGCTTCATAACGATCGAGCCCCTCGTATTCACCGGCAGCTTCGTTCATGGTGCCGTCGGGATTCAGGATGTTGATCAGTTCCAGGTCGTTACGTA
This window of the Gimesia fumaroli genome carries:
- a CDS encoding bifunctional nuclease family protein; its protein translation is MLVEMELSRIIISEIGDQQVIYLREVNGERIFPILIGIFEATTIDRRVNQEFAPQRPLTHDLLKNTIESLGGTLKDIVITHLEDHTYYAVLRVDQDGELVEIDSRPSDAIALSIHYDPPLPIYVHESVLEQTAK
- a CDS encoding sugar phosphate isomerase family; the protein is MDLMSTIAGSMMEGYFPAGWDLAKIDQCMSADPTSITDRQSWWHEGFEPVMCGSVTDFDTIMGHEIALTIKQSRDAGEKLALILPVGPMGMYRWAVFFLKEWGVSCDHVYGFNMDEWSDAEGNTLPANNPGAFQYAMQEAFYGPLGDLTVPENQRHFATADVLPTYAEKIGELKSAGAKLGVIFGIGRVCHIAFWEPHFAGEFNSEEEWKAQTHRIGAKLHPLTIEQNAVTSFKSRTTLVPAYANTIGPGCFLNADKIIGGCDGIFSRGMQWQGMSVWMTLRHEPTSWIPSTYMTTQPGRLIILDELAGPLVAECN
- a CDS encoding valine--tRNA ligase, giving the protein MTESLEKQYNPASAQQKWYQYWEEKGYFHAEPNPEKKPHTIMIPLPNVTGALHMGHALNGTLQDLITRWRRMQGYEALWMPGTDHAGIATQAVVERRMKEEENLTRHDIGREALVERIWTWKDQYEKRILNQLQKLGASCDWERTRFTLDEMCSKAVRRTFLKLFADGLIYRGQRLVNWDPFLQTAVADDEVFSEDVSGQFWTFQYPVVDSDERISFSTTRPETMLGDTAVCVHPSDERYTHLIGKKVRIPLNNREIPIIADALLADKELGTGAVKVTPAHDPNDYACGLRNDLELINILNPDGTMNEAAGEYEGLDRYEARKKVVADMDKLGFFIEVEDRQIPVKHSDRSKTPIEPYLSDQWFVKMDTLAQSAIDAVEDGRVRFFPSRYSKTYLDWLKEKRDWCISRQLWWGHRIPIWYCETCSETDLTQVFGDSYDVSFRRDDTDTCWLICSETDLTGDELGAAHQLVQDEDVLDTWFSSALWPHATLGWPEKNPDLDYFYPGNVLVTSRDIITLWVARMVLAGLYNMGDVPFKHVCIHPKILDGFGQTMSKSKGNGVDPMDLIDKYGVDAVRFTIASFAGETQDVRLPVGYEDPETGEVVPQTLEHQTTIPAGGEKPRIKFPKSGKSYQYTSPWFDPDPGEKVARIVSERFEYGRNFCNKLWNASRFAMLNLEGYTPAPLDENDLTMEDRWILSRLSSVAEEMTTVLGRYQFDVATRAIRDFTWNEFCDWYLEMIKPRLWDEKQKPVAQRVLVGVLDSLLRLLQPFVPFITEELWQRLNEIAPERGLFTPEQAAESIMLAPWPEPPQSWQDSQLEKRFERLQEMIVAVRNIRAVYKISPATPLKLFLRCETNVADDMQNVAGQFDNLAKTLLESAGADVERPGGSATFSLNDVDGFIALKGIIDLDAELDRLKGEAEKLQKHIEGSEKKLANKNFVDRAPADVVEGVKETLAGLQKQLKSVQDSMDQLGEQ